The Euphorbia lathyris chromosome 3, ddEupLath1.1, whole genome shotgun sequence genome contains a region encoding:
- the LOC136224056 gene encoding probable CDP-diacylglycerol--inositol 3-phosphatidyltransferase 2 yields MANNSRARPSKLAVYLYIPNIVGYTRVLMNCFAFAICFSNKNLFGILYFISFVCDGIDGWCARKFNQVSTFGAVLDMVTDRISTACLLVILSQVYRPGLVFVSLLALDIGSHWLQMYSTFLLGKASHKDVKDSTNWLFRAYYGNRMFMAYCCAACEVLYIILFLIAEKENEALMNVLITSIKECSFTSFLLVLSLFGWATKQIVNVIQMKTAADICVLHDINKKA; encoded by the exons ATGGCGAACAACTCAAGAGCAAGACCCAGCAAATTAGCTGTCTACCTCTACATTCCTAATATAGTTG GATACACAAGAGTTCTAATgaattgctttgcttttgccaTTTGTTTTTCCAACAAAAACCTTTTTGGCATTCTCTATTTTATCAG CTTTGTCTGTGATGGCATTGATGGTTGGTGTGCTCGCAAATTCAATCAAG TATCAACTTTTGGAGCTGTTTTGGACATGGTAACTGATAG GATTAGCACTGCTTGTCTGCTAGTAATACTTTCTCAAGTTTATAG ACCTGGGTTGGTTTTTGTGTCGTTGCTTGCCCTCGATATTGGCAGCCACTGGCTACAGATGTATAG TACATTCTTGTTAGGCAAAGCTAGCCATAAAGATGTGAAAGACAGCACAAATTGGCTTTTCAGGGCTTACTATGGAAATCGAATGTTCATGGCTTACTGCTGTGCAGCGTGTGAG gttctttatataattttgtTTCTCATCGCAGAGAAAGAGAATGAAGCTTTGATGAAT GTTTTAATAACATCTATAAAGGAGTGCTCATTTACCTCTTTCCTGCTTGTCTTGAGTTTGTTTGGATGGGCAACTAAGCAAATTGTAAATGTTATACAG ATGAAGACAGCGGCAGATATTTGCGTGCTACATGACATCAACAAGAAGGCATAA